One Macadamia integrifolia cultivar HAES 741 unplaced genomic scaffold, SCU_Mint_v3 scaffold876, whole genome shotgun sequence genomic window carries:
- the LOC122070296 gene encoding uncharacterized protein LOC122070296, translating into MDPNSEIHEISSDEDGTWDEGSDDNLDWISELLDPDGGETEDSDDVVFMGEIQISKPTDRVKPVSGDVFDDDCTILETDPDNPVAVENDSADGSDELLIVGEKGQLACRDFPHPRHLCAKFPFSSTPHDKYCDLCHCYVCDSHAPCSDWGTGVCTTDHCHSNDKEEEWKLQRKFFKQGKLPSTPGQKLPNNTLPMMPALPNQTPAFNLLQLPNSGSVTHSVYSPSLSACSLTTSFGVPSIIGHRSNQCPGLTLNRNRCPQNLSRSSLMPGTHNLIRRERNEIVGALGPQFTTQRFKRVGSVPTVFPMDQHGYGSSNSRNSYKSHPLKNQHPLVLLNHDINVSWQDILAGSDPNFGSCESNSQPNTGSNFTEFQLYTTAQTHVYGQHIPQSVGDQNLDQHENPAPVAVNPSVLDFNSVWMDGSTQGAKHSTSEASQIQGVQPISDLLNDQSFYQNESLPVSASNPHYTGIPNPGSSDLENWRSSLDYDESDSGIAKDSMPCELDFVPLPPSPVEPAMLYYDMESSWNLAHV; encoded by the exons ATGGATCCTAATTCAGAAATCCATGAAATTAGCTCTGACGAAGACGGTACATGGGACGAAGGCAGTGACGATAATCTCGATTGGATTTCGGAACTGCTTGATCCCGATGGCGGTGAAACAGAAGATTCTGACGATGTGGTGTTTATGGGCGAGATTCAGATTTCTAAGCCTACGGACAGAGTGAAACCGGTCTCTGGGGATGTTTTTGATGATGATTGCACTATTTTGGAGACCGACCCTGATAATCCAGTTGCAGTTGAAAATGACTCAGCAGATGGATCGGATGAGTTGCTTATTGTCGGTGAAAAGGGACAG CTAGCGTGCAGAGACTTCCCTCACCCACGACACCTGTGTGCTAAATTCCCCTTCAGCTCGACTCCACATGACAAGTACTGTGACCTG TGCCACTGTTACGTCTGTGACTCGCATGCACCATGCAGTGACTGGGGCACTGGTGTTTGTACTACCGACCATTGTCATTCCAACGATAAAGAGGAGGAATGGAAGTTACAGAGGAAATTTTTCAAGCAAGGCAAATTACCATCAACACCAGGCCAGAAGCTTCCTAATAATACTCTTCCAATGATGCCTGCCTTGCCCAACCAAACTCCAGCATTCAATCTGTTGCAACTCCCCAACAGTGGTTCTGTAACGCATTCTGTCTATTCACCCTCTCTCTCTGCTTGCTCCTTGACGACCAGTTTTGGTGTGCCTAGTATCATAGGCCACAGAAGTAATCAGTGTCCAGGACTAACCCTAAACAGAAACAGATGCCCACAGAATTTAAGCAGATCGTCGTTGATGCCTGGTACACATAACCTCATTCGAAGAGAGAGAAACGAGATTGTTGGTGCTTTGGGACCTCAATTCACTACACAGCGGTTTAAAAGGGTGGGGTCTGTGCCAACCGTTTTCCCAATGGACCAACATGGATATGGTTCATCTAATAGCAGAAATTCATACAAATCACATCCACTGAAGAACCAACATCCATTGGTTTTGCTAAATCACGATATTAATGTGAGCTGGCAGGACATTCTTGCAGGAAGTGATCCGAACTTTGGTTCCTGCGAGAGTAACTCCCAGCCAAATACTGGCAGCAACTTCACAGAATTTCAGTTATATACTACTGCTCAAACCCATGTATATGGTCAGCACATTCCTCAATCAGTTGGGGACCAAAATTTGGACCAACATGAGAATCCAGCTCCAGTTGCTGTAAATCCTAGTGTGCTGGACTTCAACTCAGTTTGGATGGATGGTTCAACCCAGGGTGCTAAACATTCCACATCAGAAGCTTCCCAAATTCAAGGTGTACAACCAATATCTGACCTGCTAAATGACCAAAGTTTTTACCAGAATGAAAGTCTGCCGGTTAGTGCTTCCAATCCCCATTATACTGGGATCCCAAATCCAGGTTCATCGGATTTGGAAAACTGGCGTAGTTCTCTGGACTATGATGAGTCCGATTCAGGGATTGCAAAAGATTCCATGCCATGTGAACTGGATTTTGTGCCTCTCCCGCCCAGCCCTGTAGAGCCAGCCATGCTTTATTATGATATGGAAAGCTCTTGGAATCTTGCACATGTCTAG